GAGAGTTTTAATAAATGTGGGGTGAATTTTTGGAGAATTTGTCTCCTGCAATTTTAGAGATTTTGGTAGGCTTGTGTGGGGCGCACTGTGAGATGAGAATTATGCCTTACGCATCCCTGAGATGCAATTCTCACTCCCAGGCGGGCGCATAAAACCCTTTTTCCTTTGttgagattttgatttttttttctttgttttgtttccgttctcattttctctttcctagtcACACATGTAAAATTTCCTCAAAAACCTCACACTATTGAGAAAGACCTAAGGTTGACTTTTTACATcatgtacatttttattatgataaagatattttttttttgaaacaagaCTACATCATTAATTCAAATCTGCACAAAGAATCAGACACATAAGCAAACTGCTTAGCTAACAAATGAACAACCTGATTCGCTAAACGCTCTTACATAATTTAAAGACACATAAGAATAATCATTCATTAGCATTTTAACATCATTGGACCACCTGGAGTGAGTCGGTTTCATCTGCAACTTCTCAATATTGATGTTCTTCAACCAACTTAATGCTTTTCTTGTTGCCATTGCCTCAGCCTCCTCGGAACTAAAGACTCCCCACCATTTAGCACATCTAGCTGCAATAAAATTATCTTCCTCATCTCTCAGAATATTGCCAAACCCCATGCAACAAGACTCTTTATTGATGGCTGCATCAATATTGATTTTCAAGAACCCAGGTTGAGGTTTCTTCTAGGTCACACAATCTTCCACAGGGTCTAAATTTCTGTTGTTGAGCCTTCAGCTGCTAATTTCCAGTCCTGAAGGTAATTTCTAGACTTTAGAACAGTAGCATAATCAGATTGATATGGATTTCTCCCCCAAACTCTGTCGTTTCTTTTGAGTCCAATTCCCCAATACGCCATAATGATTAGGCAAAGGCTCTCTTCATTTAGGTTGGTGAAGATAAGATTGATCCAATCATGAAAAGAAGAGACACTGATAAGCAGCAGCAAAGTTATACCCAAATTTCTCCAGCACTCCTTTGCTTGGAGGAGAGAAAAGAGATTTCATtaggaatttaaattttagtttaagtGTAAggcaactatttatattttaaaagtatgTCGCAATTAAATTAGATATGGGTGATATGTTGCGCTTTGTCTCCACTTGTATTACATTCTCCATCATCAACTCTAAAGCAATAATATTACGGTGTTGTAGTCAGGAcagttaacgaaccgaacataaacaaaCGAATGTTcgtgttcatttattaaggATTTTAGAGTGTCCGTGTCCGTTTggtaaggtttttgaaaatcctgttcgtgttagTTTATTAGGCGTTCATTaatgtttgttaacgttcgcgaacatgttcgtgaacatgttcgtgaacatgttcgttaacattaaaaacacgttcacgaacgtgtttgttaacgtttgcgaacacattcatgaacatgtttgtgtacATTCATGAAGaggttcgtgaacacttaattaccaaacacatgcacatgttcatgaacacaattcgtTCCTGAACAATACATAATCTATGTTCATGAACAATaaccaaataaataatacaactATATAAGTTTgcgaacatgttcgcgaacattattaaacgaacacttaacgaacttttttttttttttttgaaatcacaCTTAACGAACTTGTTTGCAAACATTACTAAATGAACATAaatgagcttgttcgcgaacattactaaacgaatacaaacgagcttgttcacgatctcttagcaaacgagcttaccattgTTTAGattctgttcgtttattaaccgagctttaaattttgtttgccttaataaacgaacgcttaccgaacacgaacatgagtagtttgtcgaaagctctgttcgctaataCTCATAGTTGTAACATTTCTAACCCCTCTTCTTGGTTTAGGATTTGTTTGGAAAccgaaaaaatattttttggaaaataatttttcgaaaatgacttttttttttcttggaaaatattataattttccgATGTTTGGCTGAATGTTAGAAAactatctttttatatttaattagctgaaagttaagaaattatatttttttctgtttggttcattttcctagaaataaacatataataataataataataataataataataatatgtggtgGTGGTGTCAAGGTGGTGGTGATGCTGTTGTTATGTTGTGGTGTGGTGGTGTTGGTTGTGATTGTGGTgattgtggtggtggtggtaataataataattgagaaattaactttaaaataGAAGGGAGGgaagaaaaatggaaattaaagaATTCAGAAAATATCTTACGACTAAAATACTAGGAATACATTTTTCGCCAAATTAAACATTCTTTCCATTGATcagaataattattatttttatttcattttccttgAGTACCAAAAACTGTAAAATTGACCCTTATTTCATTTTCCACCGCCCGTGAATCCAAGTTTAATTTCATCACATATatcaataattgtttttttttttttggaaacacatatatcaattgttataccatggaccaggttcATATataatgcattgtgaaccctgatataaaaattttgtaccttcagttaacacattcgGTACCTACCgttaacagtttctgtacatgtaaacaaataacttgataattgttaacacataatatgatagatacatgtacaaaaatgataggtacaaaatgtgctaattacaaatatagaatttgaagtttattttttttacaggGTCTACAgtgcaaggtagaccctggtccatggtataatttgccgacaTATACAGCCTATacataatgatgataataaatcTAAGTATGattcttaaaaccttatttaagTGATAAAAAATCTTAATTTCAGACCTAGTTAATCATGGATTAAGTactgtatttaatttattttatttgttgtaaTAACTTATTCCTCCATTGtaatataaattcattaattatttaattgtataatataatatgttgtACAtctatctttttaaaaataaaaaaaaatctaattatgatattaaaaaaaaaagaaatatgaagGTAAAGCAATTAAAAGTAAGATAAAATGAGTGGGCCATAATGGTGTATCTTTAAGGGGTGTTGCCTCATTTGTATTAGCCAACCAAATCGAAGAAAAGCTGAAGCATTCATCAAAACCGGACATATTCTTTCTTTTCTCTGTCGACAACACCCTAAAAAACACCACCTAAAGCTCTTTTCAATCCAAATACTGgcacaaattaataaaataataagaatagtATATTCTATTTCTTTCATTTATACTTTATACTTCCATTATCGACCACATATAACACTAgtttttacacaaatttttaatATCCAAATAGGAAAGAAAAATGGGAGGAaggggaaaaaggaaaaggtaaaaaaaaaaaaaaagcagaacaaaatatgaaaaacaaaatttgatAAAACAAAAAGTTTCAAATTATCGCGCCTAGCTGACTGGGCGCATGTGGTGCGACTCACGCACACGGGggagtttgtttttttttttttttttttttttttttttttttttttttggataggtCTCACTTTGAAGACAAAAATCAGGTTCTTATCTCAAATCTTCTCTCTTCTATTTCTCTTGCCTCCACATCACACAAAAGCCCCACAAAAAATCTTCTAAAATCAACTATTGTGGATGCTTTAAGTTGCAGACGTTTGATTTCCCCTAAACAAgctaaattcaaaataaatattaattttattatgaattaacTAGAATGTAACTAACTTGATTGgcgccaaggaccttgtggtccagtggcatcaaacccttccctttatacgggagctGGTGGGTTCGAGtatcagtggagtcaatactgactcttgtgctttatGAACCGATACTGATTGGCGTGGGTAACTGTGCACTCTCATCTCATCCGATACTGATTGGCGTGGGTAACTGTGCACTCTCATCTCATCTCAGGATGATTGGCGTGGGTAACTGTGCACTCTCATCTCATCTCAGGATATCTGGATTATATAACATGTTTACATATTCGGTACATGGTAACATGTTTACATATTCGGTACATGCAATTAACAATTTACATATTCGGTACatgcaattaacaatttatgtgttcCGATACTGATTGGCGTGGGTAACTGTGCACTCTCATCTCATCTCAGGATATCTGGATTATATAACATGTTTACATATTCGGTACATGGTAACATGTTTACATACAATTTATGTGTTCATAGTTTAACGACAACTGGTCgctgcagacacataattttggGATTAGGATAACGACAACTGGTCgctgcagacacataattttggGATTAGGATTCACAATACATATTATATGAACTCTCACTTCTTACTCCTAACTTCTGTTCCATATCACAAATTCTTAATGAAAACACTTTTTCTGGGGCTCACATGATAAAAGTATCATATCATTAGTTATTATATCATTAAGAAAAAGTAAATttgttatcaaaaaaaaataaataaatgagtaaAATTTGAGATTACATCTAATACATATTGAATTGGTGAATCTCCACCATAGTACATATATTCCGATGAATGTTGGTATGATACACATGATGTACCCTCCATTCTCTACCATAAAATGTGGGCAACATAATCCGTATTTGTCAGCCACTCACAATTTATTTCCCTTGTGGTTGtgatacataatataaataagaaaaaaaatagtcaaacaCATCACTAGACTGCAGACACACAACTAGAAATGCTACTTACTCATGGATAATGAAAAATGATACGGagtagtttattattattattattattattattattatttttaacaaatgcCATCATTGAACTTATTATttgatgtaatttaaaaaatttgcattcttAAAATATGTACgatttaaacattttaatgattttttctAATGCAatctaatgaaaatattttaatttttcatcacAACTAGTATGAGAAGggaaattgttatttttaatacatataatataattaatatgatCGGATTCTATcgagaaaaaatattttaaaaaaaatcaaattatacatattttacttgtttaatggttTAATTGCATACATCTTAAGTTAATAGGCTAATTGCACAAAAGTCATAAATTCAGTGACCTATTTATTGAGAATATGAAAGTAaagttcatttaaaaaaaatagttagtatccaatttagtcattgatcatagtgattttttttttgatttagtcctaaatgactttttgtgcttaattaggtcatcgattttgatgattttacccaattaagtcctcagcGGTTAGAATAaagactaaatcgagaaaaatcactataatcaaggactaaattgagtaaaattacTATAGTCGAAAATTAATTTGGATAAAACTACTTTAGTCGATGACTACATTGGGTATTAATAGAGgtgaaattactaaattatCATAACAAAGGACTCAATTGAGTAAAATTATCGATGAcataattaaacacaaaaaattatttaagatTAAATAGAAAATCAATataatagtcaatgactaaattatgCTGTATATattaagtcaaaaaaaaaaatcttcaaattaCCCTGTCGCTACAGTTGGCAGAAATTAATGCATGATAGcagtaccaaaaaaaaagaaaaaaaagcatAATTTTAGCAGTGTTGTGTGAGTGGTCACCTCCTCGGTCCATTCCAAATGTATGTgagtatgtgtgtatatatatacagagagGAAGGTGagttttagagagagagagggaaataTGGAGAGAATGTGTGATTCCTCCGGGGAtggtggtggcggcggcggcggcgactcCTCTTCTTCTACTGCGGCGTATTTGAAGCATCTGAACAAGATTTCACATAAGATCTCTAAACCCATTCGGAAGCCCCCTGTTTACGAGACTCAAATTGTTCAAAGCTCTGAGTTAGAGCCCCAGCAATCGCAGCAGCAAGCGGCGCCGCCTCAACAGCAGCAACAGCCGCCGGTTTATAACATAAACAAGAGTGATTTTCGCGATGTGGTTCAGAAGCTCACCGGATCTCCGGCGCACGAGCGGATGTCGACTCCGCCGCCGATTCACCAGCCCAAGCCGCCCAGTTCGAGGTTGCAGAGGATTCGCCCTCCGCCGCTCGTGCAAATAGGGAACCGCCCGTCTCCGCTCTTGACCGTCGCCGGCCCTCCCCTCCTGCTTCCCAGCGGCGGAGGGTTTCTCGGCGCTGGCCTCCGCCCTGCGCCTCAACCGCAGCCTCTTTCCCCTCTTCCGCCGTTTCCCGCCGTACATGCGGCGGCCGAGTCCCCGATCTCCGCCTACATGAGGTTCCTCCACACCTCTTTCACCGCCGTTGACTCCGATTCCAAGCGCTTCTCCACCGGGCTTCCCCCGCTCGCCCCGCTCGCTTCGCCGCGATGGAACACCTtcgctcctcctcctcctcctcttcctccgcCACCACCTCCGGCATCATCGGCCGCAATTTTACCGCAATTTCCTGCTATGCCGTCTTCTCCACTGCCGTTTAGCTGCCTGCCGTCGCCGTCGCCGAGGTCGCCGTGTGCCTTGCTGTCTCCGAATCTGCTGCTTTCGCCGGCGGGTCAACTAGGGTTCCCGCAGCTCCCCCTGTCTCCGACGGTTCCTGTTTCTAGCCCAACCTGGAAGGGTATTTGAAGAATTCCAGTCCAATACAAAGAAGAGGTAAGAATTTTAggatttaatttgttgaaataTACTACTCCGGTAAAAGTAGTAGctgtagaagaagaagaagaagaaaagattggaggaacatgtacatttagttCCAAGgtgaaaaatgttaaaatttgacTCGCTCTATAGTTACTTTTGCTCTCTGTAAATGAATGAATGCTAATGATAGTGAATGAGAAACATTAGATTTGTTCTTCTCAGTCAATCATTTTGTTATCAGAAGTTTATTGTTATCATACTCTGCACACACTACTTTCAATTTCTAATTGATAGCTAGGAGATTGTTGGGTCGATGCCTTTAAAGGGCTCTTTGTGCGGAGTTGGACATCATAACCCGGCTTTCGATTCATCCCGCGGTTGTCTGCTCACCAAAAATGGCTCGATTCACTTGGTGCGCGGCAGTTGCCAAAACCCTAGGCCAAGTCCGGGTGGAGCGACCATCGGTGCAGATCTTGGTGGTATTAGcaaatattcaaaagaaaagttCATTAATAGGTGGCTAAGAAATTGTTAGACGGAGATGGGTGAAGGGCTAAGTCCAGTACTCATAAGCCTTGATCCTAATAGTTTGTTCCAagaatttgaatataataatgttgtttATGCTTGAGATTTGGTATGCATTAATGCTATAAGGTGAAATGCCGGACCAAAGGGAGACAACATAGTCAATTTCATACCTCTCTCCTCAACCCTACAACTACTAAGGATGGAGAGCTATTAATTTTCTTGTAAACTATCATAAGCTCTTAGTCTTAGGTAACAAAAATAATGGTCATCCTAAAGATTAAACTTTTCCTTTGCGGCTGTTTTTGACATGAATGAAACCTTGATATGGgatgtgttttatttaataaaagaaaGGATGGGTGTTTGTTGTTGTATACTTTGGTGGTTTGATGTTATGTTGAAAACAAGTAGAGCATAGCAGTTCAATCATTATCAAGGACTGAGGTGCTTTGGTCTGTGGTGGTGTGATTGGTTCTTTTGTCAGTATATTTGTGCTTTTCTTAAAGCTATGTTGACTGGATTCACCTGCAAGTTGAAGGGAGTGGAAGAAAAGTGCGCATCTAGCCCACCTTACCCTTTGTTTTCTTAGCTTTATTACACTTGTCCCCATGCCTCTCAACttgcacaatttttattttattttattttttaaacagaAACGAGAATATCATTACTCAAGATAAATCTCCAAAACATACATTACAAATAAATGGGAGAGGTTGGACAAATCATTTCCAACAATCAGACAATGAAATAGATTCTTTAGCAAGTAAGTGGGTAGTTTTATTCGCTGACTGTTTTACAAACGAGatgaaaacatcagaaaactgAATAATTAAATCTTTTACATTAATAAGTATCATATCAAAGTTGGAGTCATATTCCAGGAAGTTAAGTCAATTTATTACCTTCAAAGCATCGGATTCCACCTGAAAATTCTAAACCTTCATTTCATCCAGCTCAGTGCATCCCTAATTGCTAGAGCTTCTCCTTCCGTCACTGTTCTCCTTCCCTCACTAAGCATGCTCTTTGCCATTGAGAACAGACAACTGCAATAAAGGCTCTCTCCTCATCAAGAATAACCCAACCAAAGCCCATGCAGCCCCTAGCAGCGTCAATTGAAAGAGTTCTCCATACTAGTTTACATAGCATTGCGACATTGAAATCTCCCCTTTTTTTGAAACCCAAAACTCTCCAAGGTTTTGGAACACAGAGCTGATCTCATGCCTTCCATCTAACCCCATTACGGTTCCCCACTAAAAGACATTCATAGCAATTTCAATGTCCTTCACAAGGTTTTTCGGTAGAACGAAGACACTCATTGCATAAGACGGGATAACTTGTATCACACTAATAAAACTTCCTTCTCGGCCCTTGAAAGAAATCTATGCTTCCAGCTTTGAACTCTGTGTAGGATCTTCCCTTTAATGAACCCCAAAATTTGTCTCTTATTTCGACCCTCTAGCGATTGCAAAACAAGATAATATCTTGGAAGACTTCTCTGCTCACACTAACAATTCCTTCCACCAGCACTCTCATATCCTCTAGAACATTCTCACTAAAGCTTATCACAGATTTCTCAAAGTTAATAAGTTGTCTTGAGGCCCTAACGTAGTCTTCTAGAATTTCTCTAATAACCTGGCTTTCCATCGGATCAACTTTTAGGAATAGAAAGCTGGATACTCCTAATTAGATTGCATGCTTCCCcttgtgcaatccaactatcaacttaaacttttagttgagatggagcacatgtttcaatttagtatcagagcCAACCCCAAGCAAAAAGTCATTAgttcgaatctccgcgtcaCCTGATAAAAAAAGAGATTATGGTCCACGCGTTGCTTAGAGCCCATAAAAAAGTAATCGGCCCGCACAAGTGAggggcgtgttgagcatataatatataaacataaatgtgcaatccaactatcaacttaagatttttagttgagaaggaacacatgcttcaattcataAATCTAAACCTTAGTATACATAAACATTAAACTGTGTTACATCCCTAGATAGGACCGTAATGGATGGGAAACCTTTCGAGTAGGTTTATGGCTCCTAACCGTATTCGAGTCACGACAAACTCTAAATTCACACTTCGAGTGTGTGAGGGCTCCAAGAAATAACTAAGAAGAACATGAATAAGATCATAACTGATGATGTAAATACTGACTGTAAGTCGTAGGGAATACAGAGTGTTCATACTAGTTATGTGTTTAGGGATAGGAGGTTCCCGAGGTTGTCTATATTATCGGTCTCAAGCCAAAAGTccttctctcttgcatttaaTGTGGTATTTATAGCGACGCTAGGGGACAAATCTGTACGCTCAGCATGGGAGACACGCGGTAGCATGCACTGGGTCCTTGCTGAGCGGGCTTGGGACCATACACGTGGAGCATGATGATTCTTGCCCTTGCAATTCGAAAGGCATAGAGAGCGCTCCGAGCTAAGGAGGTCGGGACTAAGCTCTTAGTAAGGATTTGTCTAGGGGAGTAGACAGCGAGGTCGGGCTTTGATGAGGTCGGGAGGCACGTCCTTTCGGTTGGTCTGAACTCTGGGTTGTTGTCCTACCTCCCCTGACCGGTCGTATGGGTCCCAATTTCCGAGAgttattccctatcaagtagcctTCCTAGCCCGAGTCCTGAGTCATGTTTGGGCAGAAGGGCTTGGGCTACCATGCTCCATATATGGTGCGAATTGGGTGCGATTTAGTCTTGCCGGGTGTAGTGGGCCCACGATCTATTGGGTCAGGCTAAACACGAGTCAAGCGATCCAGCCAATAGGGATTCTTGCCGCTGACTTTCGGTGTGTCGCTACGACTTCCCCATGCACTCTTCTTATAAATAGGCCCTTCAGAGTACCTTCATGATACTCTTGCTATTATCGAAGGCCGGAGCCTCCTGAGCTTTTCCACATATTACCGAGTTTCTACGATCGTTGTCTTCCAAAGCCTCACGCCGATCACTCAAGTAAGTTGCCACCCCCCTACTTTACATGCCGTTTTCTATAACGTCTTTCGTTAACACCTCTTCCCCTTGGGCTTTTAGCGTGCCCGGGCTTTTTGCGCTAAACGACCCCCCTTACCCTCTAGGGAACCGACATGTCTGATTTCGATAGCCAAAACATTTCTGGGCGAGAGTACGACGATGAGGTCGAAGTTGGGCCATTCACCGTCTCGTCAAATGATACAAATGATCGGGAGATCGATGCCATTCCTGCCAAAGTAGCAAGGTCCTAGGTAAATCGCTCCGGAGGGGAGGGACGACCGTCCATGTCCCTGGTTGTCGAAGAGACCAGGACCTCTGGTCAGGGTAAATCCCCCCGGGTGGTACTAGCCGCCCTTTCCTCTAAATATCAGACACTTTCAACTTCTTCTCGGGCTATCCATATGTCCAGCCTTCCTACCCTCCCAGCCGTTCCATCTTTGTCGGCCGCTTCGGccattctttcttcttcccaaACGTCCCCAAGAAGTACTCGCTTCTTGCTTTTGGACATCTCGGACGTAGCATTTGTAGGCGGACCTCACATCCCCTCGAAGAACACCAACTCCCTCCGGGTCAAGGATGCGTGCGGGTATCCGTCGTTAAGTCTAACTTGTAGGTGCAAAGTGGTTATTGGCTGATCTTCCTGATACTCCAACGCCAGTTTTGCCAGCTCGTGCTTCTGAAATTATTCTTGTGGATATTGTGGAGGAGAATAGTGCCATGAATGGTGAACTGAAACGTAGATGTGAAGATAGTGTGGAATCTAGTGGTACCAAGGGTTTGGATGTTGTGATGAGTGAAGTCTCAAAAAATTTGCCATTGGTGGGTCTGGGGGGGTCCAGTCTCACCCTACCCAATGAGTACTTTAAGCTGGAACTGCCGATGACTAGGTTCACCTCGGACAATTCATGAATTACTGGGCTTTGTGCCCAAGCGTAAACCCGTGTTTGTATTTTTGATGGAAACTTAATTGTGTACGTCTTAGTTGGAATTCATTAGAACAAAAATATGATTTGAGGGGTTGTTCTGTGTTGATCCAATTGGAATGGGTGGTGGCTTAGCCATGTTTTGGAGGGATGCAAATCTGGCTTCTTTGATTGGCTATTCTAACAATCATATTGATGTGCTTGTCTCAATGCCTGAAAAACCACAGTGGAGGCTTACAGGCTTCTATGGGTATCTTGAAAGATCAAGACGTCACCAATCTTGGGAGTTGTTGCATAACCTTAGCAACGTTAATAATCATCCTTGGGTTGTCATTGGTGATTTCAATGACATTACTTGTCATTCTGAAAAGCGTGGAATTCATCCACATCCAAGTTCATTGATCGACGAGTTTAATTCTGCATTGCATGATTGTCACCTCAATAATCAAGGGATGCTAGGATCAATGTTTACTTGGGAACGAGGTCTTGAACAGATTCTTGGGTGGAGGAACGTTTGGGCAAAGCGGTGGCTTCTCTAAGTTGGGCTGACATTTATGTTGAAGCTGAAGTTCGAAATGTTTTGGCGCTCACTTCTGATCATTGTGCAATTTTTCTTAATCTTGAAGGACTTCCAATACGCAATGGAGGTCGAAAGTACAAATTTGAGTCGGCTTGGTTGCATGATGTTGAGTGTAAGCGTGTGGTTGAAGCATCCTGGGGGGCAGTCTAGGGGCGTGGAGTTCTAACAACGGATTTTAATGTGTGGCCAACAACTATGGAAATGGGGCGGTGAATATTTCAGGCGGTTTGGTGATCGCATTTTCCATCTACGTAGTTGatgaacaattttaataagtcCTCGCAAGTGGACGAATCACTGTAGTAATAGTGTGCAAaggcaagggtcgaacccacagggaattgatacaatgcaatttaataacttacaattaaattgacaatttaaAGTGTTCAAAGCTAATTTAGAATCAAAGTGTACTTAACCAAATAAAACTGCAAGTGAGAAACGAAGGCAGGAAAAACAATTGAATAACCACAAAACGAATTGGCAACAAGGGGATAAAAGACTAGACACATGAATCAATTACCATTACTTATTTTGCAGATTTGTTTAACTTGTCAACCaaattaagggttcgttctaactGTTATATGACTAATCCGTATGGCGTT
This portion of the Ipomoea triloba cultivar NCNSP0323 chromosome 5, ASM357664v1 genome encodes:
- the LOC116019079 gene encoding VQ motif-containing protein 9-like yields the protein MERMCDSSGDGGGGGGGDSSSSTAAYLKHLNKISHKISKPIRKPPVYETQIVQSSELEPQQSQQQAAPPQQQQQPPVYNINKSDFRDVVQKLTGSPAHERMSTPPPIHQPKPPSSRLQRIRPPPLVQIGNRPSPLLTVAGPPLLLPSGGGFLGAGLRPAPQPQPLSPLPPFPAVHAAAESPISAYMRFLHTSFTAVDSDSKRFSTGLPPLAPLASPRWNTFAPPPPPLPPPPPPASSAAILPQFPAMPSSPLPFSCLPSPSPRSPCALLSPNLLLSPAGQLGFPQLPLSPTVPVSSPTWKGI